TGTCACTTCAGGATGCTGATGCGTTGGGCCAGGCCGAATCCAGTCTGCCTGCCGGCTGTCTGGAGTGGGGCCGCAATCGGGTCAAGTTCAAGCAGTTTTGCGGTGTGGTGCAGATTAAGCAACAACTACAGATTGAGATACTGCCCAAGGTATTCCCGCACCAGACACCAGAGCAACAGCGCACCACTCTGATTGAGATGCTGGATATTGCCGGTGACATTGAAGGACTCAGCCTGCAACAGGCCGGCCTTGCAACGAACAGCCACCGCCTGCTGGATGTGTTTATTCGCCACTTTCTCATACTGCTGGACGCGCAAATGCGCCAGGGTCTGCTTCGTGACTACCGCGATGTGGAGGACACCCTGGACCAGGTGCGTGGCCGTATCGACCTGATCCGCCAGCAACGCGAAAACCTGTTCAAGCCACAGCGCATGGCATGCCGCTTCAATGAACTGGTGGTCGATATCCCCGTCAACCGGCTGCTGCACACGGCTTTGAACTGTATGTTGGATCTGACCACCTCCCCTGCCCTGCGCCAGCAGGTTCACAGCATACTGATGCGTTTTGGTCATGTGGGTGTGATTCGCAAGGGCGAGCCAGTACCCCGTGCCGAGGATCTTAATCGGATGCAGCGCCGCTATGCCGGGGTGGTCGAGCTGGCGCGTTTGTTCATCAACGGCCAGTACCTCGATACCCGCGCCGGGCAGCAACCCGTGTATAGCCTGCTATTTGATATGAACCGCCTGTTCGAGCGTTTTGTCGCCGTCAAGCTCAGACCTCAGGCTCGCAAAGCCGGTTTGACGCTGATGGAGCAAGGCCCACGACGTTATCTGGGTGAAGACAGCAGCGGCAAAGGCCGCTTGCTGATGCGCCCCGATATCAGCCTGCTCGATGAACACAAACGCCCTGTCGCCATCCTCGATACCAAGTGGAAGCTGCTGGACGCCGCTAACCCCATGGCGTCATTGTCATCTGCTGATCTGTATCAGCTGAGCACCTATGCCAGCGCGTATCACTGCAGCCAGGTGATGCTGCTGTACCCCGAGCAGGCGGGT
This DNA window, taken from Marinobacterium iners, encodes the following:
- a CDS encoding McrC family protein, which encodes MKVLTAFEHGWLQIGNTGPLSLQDADALGQAESSLPAGCLEWGRNRVKFKQFCGVVQIKQQLQIEILPKVFPHQTPEQQRTTLIEMLDIAGDIEGLSLQQAGLATNSHRLLDVFIRHFLILLDAQMRQGLLRDYRDVEDTLDQVRGRIDLIRQQRENLFKPQRMACRFNELVVDIPVNRLLHTALNCMLDLTTSPALRQQVHSILMRFGHVGVIRKGEPVPRAEDLNRMQRRYAGVVELARLFINGQYLDTRAGQQPVYSLLFDMNRLFERFVAVKLRPQARKAGLTLMEQGPRRYLGEDSSGKGRLLMRPDISLLDEHKRPVAILDTKWKLLDAANPMASLSSADLYQLSTYASAYHCSQVMLLYPEQAGLQGEHRMTLNLERPVTLTVVAVPLGSHLSATLPIEAISA